One Salvelinus sp. IW2-2015 linkage group LG35, ASM291031v2, whole genome shotgun sequence DNA segment encodes these proteins:
- the LOC111959020 gene encoding E3 ubiquitin-protein ligase rnf146: protein MASCGEVDHSVSSLPSSKKGSGDSACSGSSGSSPALPVPECAICLQSCVHPVQLPCRHVFCFLCVKGASWQSKRCALCRQEVPEDFLEHPTLLSPXELKTGGRXAXGDKAWYYEGRNGWWQYEERTSRELDDAFSKGKKTAEMLIAGFLYVADLENMVQYRRNEHGRRRKIKRDVVDIPKKGVAGLRLDTEGGTQGSAAAGRGNSADGADTSAAAVQQAAAAPAASTVLSAPARPPTSLGGQAGSPTSPSLEDTLALLHISPTDAPERAEVGEGEEEATATPSMSSGPNTSVDGSGDWSDDEGDGEAVEPQEQRLRLGESPEDRSPPGAEASSTSSVRSRRPDGQCTEV from the coding sequence ATGGCTAGCTGCGGTGAGGTTGACCACTCTGTAAGCTCGCTCCCATCCAGTAAGAAGGGGAGTGGTGACTCTGCCTGCTCTGGTTCCAGTGGCTCATCACCTGCCCTTCCTGTCCCAGAATGTGCCATTTGCCTGCAGAGCTGTGTCCACCCTGTCCAGCTACCCTGCCGCCATGTCTTCTGCTTCCTGTGTGTGAAAGGGGCGTCCTGGCAGAGCAAGCGCTGTGCTCTCTGTAGACAGGAGGTTCCCGAGGACTTCCTGGAGCACCCCACTCTGCTGTCCCCCGAKGAGCTTAAGACCGGAGGGCGGGSTGCCYCAGGGGACAARGCCTGGTACTATGAGGGGAGGAACGGCTGGTGGCAGTATGARGAGAGGACCAGCCGTGAGCTGGAYGACGCTTTCTCCAAGGGCAAGAAGACAGCRGAGATGCTGATAGCCGGGTTCCTGTACGTAGCCGACCTGGAGAACATGGTGCAGTACCGGCGCAATGAGCACGGCCGCCGCCGCAAGATAAAACGGGACGTTGTGGACATCCCCAAGAAAGGGGTGGCGGGCCTCCGTCTGGACACCGAGGGCGGCACGCAGGGGTCCGCTGCGGCAGGGAGAGGGAACTCTGCAGACGGGGCTGATACTTCAGCAGCCGCAGTGCAGCAGGCTGCAGCAGCTCCAGCTGCCTCCACAGTRCTGTCTGCTCCTGCCAGGCCTCCCACCTCTCTGGGGGGGCAGGCTGGCAGCCCGACCAGCCCCTCCCTGGAGGACACCCTGGCCCTGCTCCACATCAGCCCCACAGATGCGCCGGAGAGGGCGGAGGtcggggagggggaagaggaggccACTGCCACACCTTCCATGTCATCTGGTCCTAACACTTCTGTGGATGGTTCTGGGGACTGGAGTGACGATGAGGGGGATGGGGAGGCAGTGGAGCCCCAGGAGCAGAGACTGCGTTTGGGGGAGAGCCCAGAGGACAGGTCCCCCCCTGGGGCTGAGGCCTCCAGCACCAGTAGTGTGAGGTCGCGAAGGCCTGACGGCCAGTGTACTGAAGTGTGA
- the LOC111958630 gene encoding matrilin-4-like yields the protein MDLVLVIDGSKSLGLANFDLAKQFVNSIVDSLDVSGTGTRVGLLQYSTKVRTEFPLGQYTSGWDINRAVSRMQYMGRGSMTGAALHHMFEYSFSAKEGARPDMPRVSIVFTDGRSQDDVSKWATKAKDTGITIYALGVGKATEEELREIASETDDKHLYYAEEFSNMAETTDKFKSRICKGTQLIKHTLK from the exons ATGGATCTGGTACTTGTAATTGATGGCTCTAAGAGCCTGGGACTGGCCAACTTTGACCTTGCCAAGCAGTTTGTGAACAGCATCGTGGACTCTCTGGACGTGTCCGGCACGGGCACCCGCGTGGGGCTGCTGCAGTACTCCACTAAGGTCCGCACAGAGTTCCCCCTGGGTCAGTATACCTCAGGCTGGGACATCAACAGGGCCGTGTCGCGGATGCAGTACATGGGCAGAGGATCCATGACGGGCGCTGCCCTGCATCACATGTTTGAGTACAGCTTCTCTGCCAAGGAGGGGGCCAGGCCCGACATGCCACGGGTCAGCATCGTGTTCACCGACGGACGATCCCAGGATGATGTGTCGAAATGGGCCACTAAGGCAAAGGATACTG GTATCACGATATATGCACTTGGTGTTGGTAAAGCCACCGAAGAGGAGCTCAGGGAAATTGCTTCCGAGACAGATGATAAGCATTTGTACTATGCTGAAGAGTTTAGCAACATGGCAGAAACTACAGACAAATTCAAGTCACGGATATGTAAAGGTACCCAATTAATAAAACACACTCTAAAATAA